The window TAATCAACCATGTCCTGCAATTGATACCAAAGCAGATGCTTTCAAAGTTCAGATGaccattttttctatttttcacaCTGATAAAAATGATAAGACTCATCATAGATAATAACTAATAAGTGATCACATTTTTGCAAGGTACATATTGGAATCAACAAATCAAACAAGGTAAGAACTGGCCGCTTAGGAAAAAATTAGCTGGTCTCACCACAGACATGGCCGGCTGCTCTTGTTGCACTTGGTAGAGATAATCAGACGTGATTCCGAGAAAACGATCAGGAACACCACCAACTCCAGGTTCAACTGCCTCCGAACTGCCACTACCATGGACAGCACCAACAGTCACTGCACTAGCGGTGCTGCTATAGTTATTGTAACTTGTCGAAATTGAGCTTGAGCTGGGTGTGGCACTTGTCAGGGTACTATCAAATGAGCTCCTGGACAAGGTGCTCAGCTTTTCAATCTCCTCATGGACCTCCCCATCCTGCGAGAGCAGTGGGAGCCTCAACCTCTGTGCTGCCTCCACGACAGCCAAACGGTGCTCCAAAGACTCATACACCTGGATTCGGAATAATTTGTCAGATAATTTGTGTCAGAAAAGTAAGCTCGGTGACTAAATAGCATTTCTGTCAGATAATTTGTCGACTGCCGTGCCAAATAAATGGAATCAACAATGAAGAACTCCCACCATCTATTAGTCACAGACTACCCACCCAGCTCACATTTCAAGCTCTTTTTGCACCAGTCAATGAAAAAATGGGGACTAGATGAGCACGAGAGAATGCAGAACCTGCGGGGAGCAGTTGAGCTTCTTGCCGGCGCCAGCACCGCCTGCCGCATGATACTCCTCCAACATGGCCACCGCCTCCGCGTACACCGCCTGCCGCATCGCGCCAGATCTGATCAGAACCCCCCGGAGGAAACCCTAAAATGCAGATCCGACGAGCGGGCAGGGGTGACTCACCAGTGCCTCGAGGTAGAGCGCGCGCTCCGCGGCGACCTCCTCGCGCGcctgcagcggcagcaggctcGGATAAGCAGCGGCGAGCGCGGGCAGGCGGGGGAGCGGAGCGAGCGAGGATACCTGGAGGAGGTCGGCGTGCGCGCAGTTGGAGAGGAGGGACGCGTCGGGGGCGAGGTGGTGCCGCTGGAGCTGCTCCACCAGGAGCgccacctccggcggcggcggcgggagggacgctgcggcggcggccttcgACATCTcgggcgtcgccggcgacggtcgCGGCCGGTTGGTTGCGAGGTGTTAGCGTTTGAATTGGGTGGGCTCGTGGGATCGCGGTTGGTTGGTGGCCGTTGGATTGGGAAATGGACGGCGCTCGTGTGAGATAATTGAGGAATGGATTTTTTCCTAGGGATAAATGTGTAAATGCTGAGGTGGCAGGTTATGGGTCCACGTCATATTTCCACGGTTAGGGCGTCCACAATGGTTAGCTATTTAGTTAACTAGATCTGATGttacaataaaaaaataaaagagagtAGTCACTAGTGACGAGCAAATAACTAATCTATTTTACGTAGTCCAAGAACATGTGAGAGTAGCGTGTGGGTCCAATAGTATAAAataatcttttcttttctcttccaCCTCCACGTCAGCTGACCACATTGCTAGTAATAGCTATTACCATTGCGGACACTCTCAGTGATCATAAAGGAAAGGAAAATATGGGTAATCACATATTGAGTAGCAACGAAGAAGGCGGGGTTGGCGATATAGTATGTCCTTACGGAATATCATGATACGCAATAATATTGGCGGTTTACAACAAGCAACAATTTACCACAAGTGACAGAAGGCATTCAAAACAGAAGAGGCAATGTCATGGTGGTCCAGAATTCAAGATAAGGTAGACGACAACATCCAACAAGTGGGCAAGCGTAAAGAACATAACGGAAATCATCATAGACGCAATTATGATTTCTACAagtggttttttttttggaaaagcaTGAGCATTCATGCGTTAAAGACAGACACAAACACTCTTTTCGGCAGCTCCAGTAATCTCTAgcccaacagtgtttttctctcacctAGCTCCAGCATCAGCATCCAGCCACCAAccaaccaacagtatttttctctcacactagtccagccaccagctccagcccagcgaacagagtgaaaaGGGTGCTATCATGAGAGTAAAAAGACAATCGCATTCACAATTTAAAGGGTGCTATCAGCTATCCTATCACCAAGGATGCTTCTGCCTTTGGCTCGATTAAAAAAAATTGCCCTTGCCTCGCTTTTAGAAGTTGCGCGTTGGTGACAAGGAATACTAAGTTATGTAAAacattttgtatttttgtgcatttaaaAAACCGAATAAATCATAGATCCATCTCTACCTCACCAGATCAAAATTGCACCGGAAGCAAGAGAAGGCAGACGAATTTGTTTGATGAAGAAGACACAGCCTTGACAGTGACACCAATACTGTACCATCCAAGACGAGAAACACGACGTCgtgcttttattttcttttttccccccCGAATAGAATCGGATTTCTGAACCCGACAAGTGGCTTCTAGCGGCTCCACGTCACTAAGAGACAGACGGGAGTGACGAGAGCTTACTTGTGCGTCAACCACTTCTGCTCCGTTGAGGAAGAGAAGATGGTGTCCCATTCTTTCTGTTAATCACGACTCCTCCACTGCTGGATGACGACGACGCGCGATTAAAGCAGCAGGTTGTCTGATCGCTTCGCGGTTGATGATGGATGGATATGGATGGATCGCGACGCCTCTAATCAGCACCAGCATCAGGCATCAGCTGCAGCTTCAGCTTTAGCTTGAGCTTGAGCTGGAGTGACCTGCGACTACACGTCGTCGTCTCCGCGTGTGCTCCACTCGATATGATAAattcccccctcccctccctggctCGCTCCCCTCGGGGAGGAAAAGTGAAATCTTTGTTCACCAACTAGCTCGCTCTACCTATCACCTCCAGCTAGCGCGTCCCGCCCGCCCCAGACAGTGAGGCCCTcgccggaggaggcgcggcgatGGAAGGCACCGTGCTGTGCGCCGCCAACCACGCGCCGCTCACGCCCATCAGCTTCCTCGAGCGCGCCGCGCTCGTGTACCCGGACCGCCCCGCCGTCGTCGcctccggccccgccgccgcgccgccgcgcacctggCGGGAGACCCGGGCGcgctgcctccgcctcgccgccgccctcgccgggcTCGGCGTCGCGCGCCACGACGTGGTGAGTGAGATAGATCTCGAGCCGCGTCGCTCCGATTGgcctccctcccttcccttgCCATCCTCCTCTTTTCCTCTGTTTCCTTGTGTTACATTCCATGGATGGAGCAGTAGATTCAGCCATTCCTTCTGTTACGCCAAGTGGATTGAGAGCACTCACTTGTTCTTGGTGCCGGATTCGATTTGTCGGTCCGAAATTTCAGAAAGCTACTACAGCAATCGGTTGGTTGATTCGTTGTCGCGCAGGTCGCTGTGTTCGCGCAGAACATCCCCGCCGTCTGCGAGCTCCACTTCGGCATCCCCATGGCCGGCGCCGTGATCTGCGCGCTCAACTCGCGCCTCGACGCCGGCATGGCGTCCGTCCTCCTCCAGCATTCCGAGGCCAAGGTGGCGTTCGTCGACGCCGCGCTGCTGGGCACCGCCCGAGAGGCTCTCCGGCTCGTGTCCGAAGCCGGAGCGAGGGCCCCCACCGTGGTGCTGATCGAGGAGGTCCTCGACGAGCCAGCCGTCCCGGCTGATCACCGGTACCACGAGTACGAGGCCCTGAtcctgagcagcagcagcagcgcctcaGCAGCAGACACGGCGATCCGGTGGCCGGCCGACGAGAACGAGCCGATCGCGCTCAACTACACGTCGGGGACGACGTCGCGGCCCAAGGGCGTGGTGTACAGCCACCGCGGCGCGTACCTCAACAGCCTGGCGTCCGTGCTCCTCAACGACATGACGGCGCTGCCCGTGTACCTGTGGACGGTGCCCATGTTCCACTGCAACGGCTGGTGCCTCGTCTGGGGcgtggcggcgcagggcggcaccAACGTGTGCctgcgcaaggtgaccccggcGGCCATCTTCGACGCCGTGGCGCGGCACGGGGTGACGCACATGGGCGGCGCGCCGACGGTGCTGAGCATGATCGTGAACGCCACGGCGGAGgagcgccagcggcggccgccCGGGGGGAGGCCGGTGACCGTGATgaccggcggcgcgccgccgccgccggcggtgctGTTCCGGATGGAGGAGCTCGGGTTCCTGGTGATCCACTCGTACGGGCTGACGgagacgtacggccccgcgacGGTGTGCACGTGGAAGCCGGAGTGGGacgcgctgccggcggcggagcgcgcggcgaTCAAGTCCCGGCAGGGGCTCCACCACCTGGGGCTGGAGGTGGACGTGAAGGAGCCCGGCACGATGCGGAGCGTGCCGGCGGACGGGCGCACCATGGGGGAGATGATGTTCCGGGGGAACACGGTGATGAGCGGGTACCTCAAGgacggcgcggcgacggcggaggcgatGGCCGGCGGGTGGCTGCGGTCGGGGGACCTGGCGGTGCGGCACGGCGACGGGTACGTGAAGATCCTGGACCGGTCCAAGGACATCATCATCTCGGGCGGGGAGAACATCAGCACgatcgaggtggaggcggcgctgttCGCGCacccggcggtggcggaggcggccgtgGTGGGGCGGCCCGACGAGTACTGGGGCGAGACGCCGTGCGCGTTCGTGAGGCTCAAGGACAAGGGGAGCGTGGCCGCCGAGGAGGTCATGGCCTTCTGCCGGGCGCGGCTGCCGCGGTACATGGCGCCCCGGACGGTGGTGTTCGTGGACGAGCTGCCCAAGACGGCGACGGGGAAGGTGCAGAAGTTCGCGCTCCGGGACAAGGCCAAGGCCATGGGCAGCATCTCCAGGAGCAAGCTCTAGCATCATGCTCTCATGTAAATAAAATCAGCTGTGGTAAACTACAGTAGTATCATCTAGCGTTCTGCACTGATTCATGGCAGTAATAAACAATTTACAGATAAATTCCTCCaaatccctctctctctctctctctctctctctctctctctctctctctctctctcgatctGCACTCAGAGTGCGCCACTTGACAATTCCAAATTAAATTGCGGTGCACAAAGCTACAAAGAAACGACAAAAAGGCGTTGGCATGTTAGTGACACGGACCCACCCAACCCAACAAGCCAGAGAGTTGTGATTTTTCATTGAAATATGAAGTGGTTTTGAACGGGAAGTGAATAATTGGAaactattttttttctgttaTAAGCCTCTAAATTTGATTCTGAAAATCATTTTCATAAAATCAACCTACTAGAATCAATTGTATGTAAAAAAAAGAATGTCGAAGTTTCTCTTGAATTCAGTCCGTAGGCTGCTCCAGGAGATCAATATCTAAATTTCCAGACCTGCACGAGTCGTAGTGGTAACTGGTAAAGCGTGCGTTGCAACGCGTACCCGTACTGGCGATGTTCCTTTCGTAGTTTCATTTCATTTAACAAGACTTTGATCACCAATATATTAATCATAATTTTCAAAACAGTTTTGATAACATCACATATTCCTTACTTTATTAAATGTAGAATGTTTTAGTTTTGCGCGCTGAGTTAAACTTATCTGACTTCGATCAAATTCGTAGGAAAAATTTATTAACATCTAAAATTATCAAACAAATGCACCAGGAAGACATATTTCGTTGCGGATTTAACAAAATTTGATTTGATCTTGATTAAATTTGACATATAATATATGTTGGGTCCTAGGCTTCCTTACAACCCAATCAATGAGCATACACGAAGATTAGACAGGACAAAGTGGCAGAGTGTCGTCTTCGTATTAGCACGTGTCCAGTACAGATTggttgggggtatttatacccctaaccTTTGTTACATAATGACTATAATGCCCTTACCAGCCCGGAATATTCGTGAAATATTCCGGGCCGAAGGTCATTTCATATAGGTTGGAGTGTACAAATTGTCTACCCTATCCGATTCGTAGGCGGGACGCTACCCCGAAGGTACCGCAGGACCTTCGGGTTCGCGGTCGACCTTCAGGTGCTTTTGGAGACCTTCGGGTGCCTCCCTAGACCTTTGGGTGGCGGAGACGACCTTCGGGTGCCTCCCGAGACCTTCGGGTGGCGGAGATGACCTTCGGGTTCCTAACACCTTCGGCTGTTTTTAAGTCACCTCCGGCTGACTTGGTTCTTCCGCCTTGTAACTTAGAGCAACCTCCGACCTGCGAGACGGTgacccccaacagtagcccctcgcggGCGAGGGCCGACTCCGACGGGCCGAACCCTCGAAGTATCTATCACCTGCAAccaaaaaacgtctcccccctcccgGTCGGAGGTTGGGATGAGCCGAAGGTGAATTTTTTTACACGTGCCGAGTCTTAGTTGGGTGACTCTTGGAATTCTTCTCGGTTTTACCGCTGGAAATACTGTTCACTTTTACCCCCCTATATAGGGAGGGGGGTGAGGCGCCGCTTTCACGCCTTCTGCCTACAGCGAAGCTTTGCCAATTTTTTAGCTTGCCACGTGGAGTGCTGCGATTCGCTGAGAGCCTCGAGCGCTTTCGCGTCTGTGGCCTATTGTGGAGCTTCGCGTCTTTGCGGTTtttgtaagtttttttttaacgATCCGCACTTGTGTTTTTGCAGGAATGGCTCGTATTCATCTGACTGCAAAGGACGCTTCCGAAGGTGCGGGCTCGGGTGAAGAAAGGGATCATCTTTCGGAGGGGGAAGAGGATTTGTCGAACATTGAGGCCGACCCGTCAGAACTGATGAAGCGGGACAAGCCTGAGCCAACCCTAAGGTTTGGGCCTTTGCTCATCTCTGCGGCCCTGCTTGATTCGTATGTTGAGAGAGGGTACTTTCCTGTGGGAGTCTGTGGCCCGCCTCAAGCGGAGGAAACGCCTAACCCCCAAAGATGGGGAATGTGTTGTGTTTTGCAATTTCTTTGTCGCTGGGCTTCGATTCCGTCTTGATCCGGCAGTTCCATAGATACTGGCCCGGTTCAAGGTGAAGATTCATCAGTTGACACCCAATGCAATTGTGCAATTGTCGAAATTTTTCTAGGCTGTCAAGACTTTCGGGGGCCCTATTTTTGTTGACGCGTTTTGTCGCTTGTATGAGCTTCATCCGCAAGGCCGGAAAGTTCGatttgaggatgaggatgaggcgTTCAGTGCTCAGAGCGGATGCTGCACTTTCGTCCCTCGAAGGCTCAACAGGACTCAAAAGATTGAGCATTTGGAGATGTCCTACTGCCAGAAGAACCGCTGGGATGATGACTGGGCCCAATTTTGGTTTTATCCTAAGGTTGGTTTTCCTAGTGTCGAGGACCCTGCGACGGTGTCCTATCCTCTGGCTTCGAAGATTCGGCCTGTGGAGCATATCAACTAGGCCGACTTCCGAAGGTCAGGTGCTGGATATCGAGAGTGTTTGGACGCCTTTATATCGGCGGCTGGCCTGATCGGGGGCAGAGATTTGATTGAGGAGTTTGTCTGTGCAAGTGTTTGGCCCTTATCAGATGGATGGCTTGCAGGCCCCCTCGGGAAGGTTCGGGTACGTGGGCTAAAAGAGACACTCCCCTTCCCGAAGTTTGCTTTGTTGAAGCCGTTCGGAGAGTCGAACGAGGCTATTGTCGCGGAGGTAGGGCGGAGGGCGTCAGAGCTAGCGGGGCCGTACTTGTCTAAGGAGTATGATTCCTTTGTGACCTACTGCTCAGAGGGAATCCGAGTCAACTAGTCTTTTGCTGTTATGGGGGTGAAGTAAGCGGATCGGGAAGAGCCTAAGAAGCCCGAAAAGAGAAGCAAGGGGGCTTCGGGCGAAGATCCCGCcgccaagaaaaagaaaatttctTCTGCCGCGGTCGAGTTTTCGAATGTTAACCCGAAGGCTCCTACGGCGAGGCCACCTCGCCCGCCACCGAAGGTTCCTTGAGCAAAGAAAGGTAACCGCTTGGCTCGTTACCTTCGGTTGGTTTCTCATAGTGAACTATGTAGCGAATCTTTTTTGCGACAATTGGAGGAGACAATAAGTTATTCCCCTCTTCGAGGAGAGTCTATGGAGCTTTATCTTGATTAGTTTGGGTCCCTTCTTTCAGGCCCAGACAGTGTTGGTGACGTGGTCGTGAGCCTCCATCGGTCCAGTGTCACAGGCGGTCGGAGTGTTAGCTTGCTAGACCTCGAGGATGAAGGGGCAACTATTGACCCCATTGTGCCTGTGACCGTGGCCACTGTTAAACCAAGTTCCGCGCCAGCGAAGGTTGTTGAGAAGGTTGCCAGTGCGGTTGGCGCAACTTCGGGCATTCAGCCTTCGAAGGTGCTTGAGAGTATTGAAGGTGAGAAGACCAAGGCCGTTGCTACTGCGGTCCGCGAGGACTCGGTGAGGGCGGTGGAAGCTTTAATGGGTGATAACACCCGAGACGATGGGCAACATTGCTTCAAGGAGCTAGGTGGGGTTCTTCTACCTCGTTCTCTTGATTTTCAAGGGCCAGATATTGATCCTTATCTCCCTTGGGTGCGTGAAGTAGATGTTGCCACTATGATGGCGGAGCTGAGCCATGAGATtgaagttagtgccacgaaggtGCCTCCACCTTCGGGGGGCGATTCTTTGCATGCTAAGGAGCGAGAGTTGGAGAAGGAGTTCTTTGATGTTGAAGGTAATTTTGTCTGCTTTGCATAGTATGCAGAGGGATTTATTTTTACCGAACCATGTTTTTTCTGGGTAGGTTTCAAGAAGGAGCTCGAATGTTATGGTACCGGTGACCTCGGTCGGGTGGTAGCTGCCATGAATGTGAAGGTTTGGGTTGAATCGGGATACTTTGTAGATTTCCTTTGTTTCTGGGTCTTACATGATTTTTGATGCAGGCTCTTGTTGCTGGAGGTATGCTTCTCCGGAGGGCGAAGGCTGAATCTGACCGTATGCTTGAAGCTTCGGCTGAGAAGCTTCGGCTAGTAATGGAGAATGAGAGCTTGAAGAAAGAACTTGCAGCGCTGCAAACTCTTGACGATTCTCGGAAGAAGCAAAATGAAGTCTTGCTGGAGAAAGTGAAGAGGCAATACAATGCGATCACTGAGATGCAGAAGGAGTTGACATCGAAGGTGGAGACCATCGAAGGTTTGAGGCAGAAAGTTGCTAAGGGCGTTGACAGCACTAAAAAGGCTGAAAACCTCGCCGTTCAGTTTTCTGCCGAATGCTCTAAAAAGGACCTCCTGATTGAGAAACTACAGAAAGAAGCTCAGGAAAATACGCAGCTACTTAGTGACGCGAGTGACGAGATTGAGGAGAAAAGTGATGCCATCTTCGAAGCTTATAGAGATGCGCTCGCTTCCTTCGATGCTGAGCCCGAGCCCTTGGGGAAGCCCGGTGGCCTGGAGGTTACTGGCTTGCTCGATTGGATGCTGAAGGAGTTTGCAGTCTTGGGAAATATTTTGACAAACATTTCAGACAATTCGGCAGTTATTTCGTGCGAAAACGCTTTCGCGTTGCTTGAGCACGAAGGTTGCCAAGACTTGAATAAGATTGCTGCTCCTGGATATCAGTTCCCGGACTCTGCCGAGTTGGAAGCTTGCACTGGCAGGATTCAATCTGTGAAAAGGGCTTTCTTGCGAAGGTTCTGGTTATCTGCTGGCCGGCAAGTTGTGCGGGATACCGCTCACCTGCGTCTTGAAGAGGTTAGTATGCTATCCTTTGGGTTTACTTCTTTCGTCTGCTCGATGTAAATGGTTGCTATGGTTTGGGCTcgtcttttgttttttttacctATTTTGGGATTTTGGTTTGTGCATTTATTTTTGTGTGCCAATGCTTTGAGCGGCTTGGTCAAATTTGTCTTGAGAAAACGTCTCCCCACCTTGTCGGTGCTTGTTGAATCAAGGCGAAGGTTTTTGTGCTTTGGTCGGAGTTCGATGATTCTATGCTTTGAGCAGCATGAGCaaatttatttttagaaaaaacgtTTCCCCCCCCCGCCTTGCTCAGGCTAGTTTAAGCCAAGCGAAGGTTTTGAGACTTTAGTCTTGTTAGATGACCCTATGCTTTAAGCAGCATGGGCAtatttatttttagaaaaaacatCCCCCCGTCTTGTTTATTCTGGTTTAAGCCAAGCAAAGGTTTTGAGACTTTAGTCTTGTTAGATGACCCTATGCTTTAAGCAGCatgtaaatatttatttttagaaaaaacgtctccccccccccccccccccgccccgccccgccttgCTCATGCTGGTTTAAGGCAACCGAAGGTTTTGAGACTTTAGTCTTGTTAGATGACCCTATGCTTTAAGCAGCATGGGCAtatttatttttagaaaaaatgtcTCCCCCTGCCTTGGTCATGCTGGTTTAAGCCAAGCGAAGGTTTCGAAACTTTAGTCTTGTTAGATGACCCTATGCTTTAAGCAGCATGGGCAtatttatttttagaaaaaaacatCTCCCCCCACCTTGCTCATGCTGGTTTAAGCTGAGCGAAGGTTTTGAGACCTTAGTCTTGTTAGATAACCCTATGCTTTAAGCAGCATGGGCAtatttatttttagaaaaaacgtctccccccaccTTGCTCATGCTGGTTTAAGTTGAGCGAAGGTTTTGAGACTTTAGTCTTGTTAGATGACCCTATGCTTTAAGCAGCATGGGCAtatttatttttagaaaaaaacgtctcccccacCTTGCTCATGCTGGTTTAAGCTGGGTGAAGGTTTTGAGACTTTGTATCGCGCTTTAGAATCTTGGGGCAGAGGTTTTTTGGCTTCGACGCTGAGTCGACGACCCCTTGCCTTTTATTGCTTATTGCACTTTAATTTTTAgggcgaaggtgttttggctttgACACTGGGTCGACAGTCCCTTGCCTTTTAGTGCTTATTGCACTTTATTTTTTTAGGGTGAAGGTGTTTTTGGCTTCGACACTGGGTCGACGGCCCCTTGCCTTTTAGTGCTTATTGAACTTTAATTTTTAGGGCGAAGGTGTTTTGGTTTCGGCACTTAGTCGACAGCCCCTTGACTTTTTAGTGCTTATTGCACTTTAATTTTTCGGGCAAAAGTGTTTTGGCTTCGACACTTGGTCGATAGCCCTTTGCTTTTTTAGTGCTTATTGCACTTTAATTTTTTGGGCAAAGGTGTGGGATTGCTTTGAGCGACGCGTGCAATTTTTTGAGAAAGCGTCTCCCCTCCACCTTGCCCATGTTGCCTAAAGCGAGATTTTGGACCCCTTTGAATAAGTATGCTGGGCTCGTGAGGGATGCGAGCCTAGCTGACTTAAATTTGTGAATTACGCCGAGCAACGGTTGAAGTTTGCGACTTAAATGCTGCTTCGACCGTCGGGAGCTTCGAGAATGGGGGAAATTATTTTCATTCATAGGGTAATGAGATTTACAAGGGtctgcctcgttaaaaacctcacctcctgaATGGAGTCCCCTTTTGTGGGAAAAAGTGTACGGCCCGAAAGTTCAGAGATGAAAAGAAAGCGAAAAGTGCCTAATAGGTCTGGTTCTGCTTATAGGTTCGCAGTCCAGCCCGTTTTACATTTGGCTAGATATAGTACTTCTTGAGGCTGTCAGCATTCTATGAATGCGGCAGCTCGTTGCCTTTGGAGTCAGCTAGATGGTATGACCCGGGCCTTTTGCTGGAGACGACAAGGTATGGGCCGTCCTATTTTGGCTCCATTTTCCCCATATTTTCTGCATTTGGCCTTCGCTTGAGGACCCAATCCCCAACAGAGATATTTTTTCTGACTATTTTCTTGTCCCTCCACTTTTTGGTTTCATTCTGGTATTTGCTCAAGTTGGAGGCTGCTTGTAAGATGTCCAGCTCTATCAGATCTGACTCATCCGAAGGTTCATTGCCTTCGGGTGCGGAGGTTACTCTTAGGCTTTGGTTCTTTAGCTCTTCTGGACTCATACCTTCGGCGCCGTACAACAGCCTGAATGTAGTGAATTTGATGGTCCTAGTTTCGGACGTGTTGTGTGACCAGACGACCTTCAGGAGTTCATCAGCCCACTTTCCCTTTTTTTAATCAAAGAGGCACTTTTTGATGCTTGTGAAGATAACGCCATTGGCGCGCTCTACGGCCCCGTTGGATTGGGGATGATAAACTGAGgcgaacatgagtttggtcccTATGCTTCGACAGAATTCTCTGAATGGCTGCGAGTCAAATTGTTTGCCGTTGTCAACTGTGAGTCCCTTCGGTACCCCGAACCTGCATATGATGTTTTGCCAAAAGTATTTTCGGACTGCTTCGGAGGTGATGTTTATCAGGGGCTTGGCTTTGGCCCACTTGGTGAAGTACTCCACAGCAACCACTGCATATTTGTAGTTTCCTTGGGCAGTAGGCAGAGGGCCTACCAAGTCCATTCCCCACCGTTGGAGGGGCCAGGCGGGGGCTATCAGCTGCGAGGGTTCCGAAGGTTTGTTGGATTTTGGACCCAACTTTTGGCAAGGTTCGCACGTCTTGACAACTTTTTCTACATGTTTTAATGCTGATGGCCAGAAAAATCCCTGCCTGAATGCTTTTGCTGCGAGGGGATTCCAATGTGAGATCCGCAGATGCCGGAGTGAATCTCGTTAAGGAGTTCGACGCGTTGAGCTACTGGAATGCATTTGAGCCAAGGGGTTACTACCCCTGATTTGTATAGCTCGCCTTGCGAGATTACATAGCCTCTTGCTCTTTGAGAGAGTCTTTTCTCTTCTGCTTCGTCGGCTGGTTCGTAGTGTCCCCGAAGGTACGCCATTATCAGCGCTCTCCAATCTTCGCTGAAGATTGCATTGATTCTGCTTTCCTTCCTTGCCCTGGTCGAAGGTGTGAAGATTTCCTCGAAGAAAACATCCGGCGGAAGTTGCTGCTTTCTAGCAGCAGCCTTTGCGAGCCTGTCGGCTTCGTCATTCTGGGCACGTGGAATGTGAGTGATGGTAAAGCCTTTGAAGTGCTTTTCCATTGCCCTTACTGTTTCCAAGTATTCGATGAGCTCGGGCTTCCTGGCCTCGGAGTCTTTCTCTATGTGGTCAGTTATGACCTTCGAGTCTGTTTTGATGACGCAGTTTTGGTGTCCAAGCGCCTTCATTTTACGAAGCCCTAGTAGGAGAGCTTCATATTCAGTTGTGTTGTTTGTGGATAGTGCTGATTGATCGAAGTTTAGGCGAGCAGCGTATCTTATCTTTACTCCCGAAGGTGACTCGAGGATTGCTACAATGCCAACACCTTCGTT is drawn from Panicum virgatum strain AP13 chromosome 1N, P.virgatum_v5, whole genome shotgun sequence and contains these coding sequences:
- the LOC120654447 gene encoding AUGMIN subunit 4-like, coding for MSKAAAAASLPPPPPEVALLVEQLQRHHLAPDASLLSNCAHADLLQAREEVAAERALYLEALAVYAEAVAMLEEYHAAGGAGAGKKLNCSPQVYESLEHRLAVVEAAQRLRLPLLSQDGEVHEEIEKLSTLSRSSFDSTLTSATPSSSSISTSYNNYSSTASAVTVGAVHGSGSSEAVEPGVGGVPDRFLGITSDYLYQVQQEQPAMSVDMVDYQRTLAREIEARLEAKCDALADLFSMDERDSSSISQISSARLPERVKLIIEEIEKEEAHLLEDLASMDRKFAEHYNVLEQILAVLIQFVKDKKLEHQYQYDDMKKTWLIKRCRTMNAKLSYLEHHLLRDTYTKDTVPALHRIRKYLVEATKEASNSYNEAISRLREYQGVDPHFDVIARQYHEIVKKLEGMQWTIHQVEMDLKPHHDHAGV
- the LOC120654445 gene encoding probable acyl-activating enzyme 1, peroxisomal, giving the protein MEGTVLCAANHAPLTPISFLERAALVYPDRPAVVASGPAAAPPRTWRETRARCLRLAAALAGLGVARHDVVAVFAQNIPAVCELHFGIPMAGAVICALNSRLDAGMASVLLQHSEAKVAFVDAALLGTAREALRLVSEAGARAPTVVLIEEVLDEPAVPADHRYHEYEALILSSSSSASAADTAIRWPADENEPIALNYTSGTTSRPKGVVYSHRGAYLNSLASVLLNDMTALPVYLWTVPMFHCNGWCLVWGVAAQGGTNVCLRKVTPAAIFDAVARHGVTHMGGAPTVLSMIVNATAEERQRRPPGGRPVTVMTGGAPPPPAVLFRMEELGFLVIHSYGLTETYGPATVCTWKPEWDALPAAERAAIKSRQGLHHLGLEVDVKEPGTMRSVPADGRTMGEMMFRGNTVMSGYLKDGAATAEAMAGGWLRSGDLAVRHGDGYVKILDRSKDIIISGGENISTIEVEAALFAHPAVAEAAVVGRPDEYWGETPCAFVRLKDKGSVAAEEVMAFCRARLPRYMAPRTVVFVDELPKTATGKVQKFALRDKAKAMGSISRSKL